One Phaseolus vulgaris cultivar G19833 chromosome 2, P. vulgaris v2.0, whole genome shotgun sequence DNA window includes the following coding sequences:
- the LOC137809188 gene encoding uncharacterized protein translates to MAMNSGAAALGVGEAVVSGGGGGGADSASSPLSSWRIIGGSEVALGGLSIKEFPPCGDVSTRRGTRADFLLLKGATPSDSSSSDRISKTLFPLSRGGGAGDEAAARGTAAIGEGELGVGSKSEPGGGVGDGLEAASAVIGGGGVGAGGRIGLATGLEETPALAARASFSAFANIILLEAPITDPTSRQAKQQGLVLERLCGFTIQEEMRNASNIVQ, encoded by the coding sequence ATGGCAATGAATtcgggggcggcagcgttgGGAGtcggggaagcagtggtttctggcggcggcggaggcggcgcagattcagcatcttcgcccctttcctcttggagaatcataggagggagtgaggttgcgcttggagggttgtccataaaggaGTTCCCTCCCTGTGgcgacgtctctaccagaagaggaacccgcgcggattttctccttctgaagggcGCCACGCCCTCCGATTCCTCATcgtctgacagaatctccaaaacccttttccctttgtcaagggggggtggagccggtgacgaggccgcagccAGAGGAACAGCGGCGATAGGCGAAGGAGAGTTGGGGGTTGGAAGCAAGTCAGAGCCAGGTGGAGgcgtcggagatgggctagaagcagCTTCAGCAGTGATTGGAGGCGGCGGTGTCGGAGCCGGTGGGAGAATCGGATTGGCAACAGGGCTGGAGGagacgcctgccttggcggcacgagcctccttcagtgctttcgccaacattattcttttggaagcacccatcaccgatcctacatcaagacaggccaaacaacaaggattagTACTAGAGCGGTTATGTGGATTCACAATACAGGAAGAGAtgcgaaatgcaagtaacattgtacagtga
- the LOC137809189 gene encoding uncharacterized protein has product MTVEAEKSDQTPEPDLVFTKTDLQDHDNDPGVISVVTVGRKVHRVLVDQGSSTDVMFWSTFNKLQLSLDQLRPYDGCLYGFARDQVEVRGHVELRTTFTNGTTFRTTNIRYLVVNAPSAYNILLGMPALNRIGAVASSRHMKMQLPSLEGAVITMKFDKNEAKRFYENNLKTKRGVCAVTTQPPKEEGVARVEIARERRPEPTEEVLKREIGGKKFKLGMSLGQEVQDQIVEVIARHMDAFAWSASDMHGVDPDFRCHHLTMDPQKVMPFELKNTEATYQRLMDRVLAPMIGRNVQTYVDDMVVTSQVKDQHVTDLDELFTTIAKYRLKLNPKKCVFGVEAGKFLGFLLTERGIEGNPEKWAAIIAMRSPILVKEVQQLLRRMAALSKFVPAGGDKGHPYF; this is encoded by the exons ATGACAGTAGAAGCAGAGAAGTCGGACCAGACACCCGAGCCcgaccttgtcttcaccaagACCGACTTGCAGGATCACGACAATGACCCAGGGGTGATCTCAGTGGTGACGGTGGGCAGAAAAGTGCACCGCGTTCTTGTAGACCAGGGAAGCTCGaccgatgtgatgttctggtcgaccttcaacaaactGCAGCTGTCTCTTGACCAGTTGAGGCCTTACGATGgttgtttgtatggtttcgcgagagaccaggtagaagtgcggggacACGTAGAGTTGAGGACAACCTTCACTAATGGCACGACTTTCCGCACTACCaacatcaggtaccttgttgttAATGCTCCCTCAGCCTATAACATACTTTTGGGCATGCCTGCTTTGAACAGGATTGGAGCAGTAGCCTCTTCAAGGCATATGAAGATGCAGTTGCCTTCCCTTGAAGGAGCGGTGATCACCATGAAGTTTGATAAAAATGAGGCTAAAAGGTTCTATGAGAACAACCTCAAAACCAAGAGAGGAGTGTGCGCAGTCACCACCCAACCTCCAAAGGAAGAAGGGGTCGCCCGTGTCGAGATTGCCCGGGAGAGACGACCCGAGCCTACAGAAGAAGTGCTgaagagggagatcgggggtaAGAAGTTCAAACTTGGCATGTCTTTGGGCCAAGAGGTACAGGACCAGATAGTCGAGGTCATAGCACGACAcatggatgccttcgcatggtcagcCTCAGATATGCATGGCGTCGACCCCGATTTTCGGTGTCatcacctcaccatggacccaCAG AAAGTGATGCCTTTTGAGCTCAAGAACACAGAGGCAacctaccagaggttgatggatagagtacttgcaccaatgatAGGGAGAAATGTCCAGacgtacgtggatgacatggtggtcacctcccaggTGAAGGATCAACACGTCACTGATTTGGATGAGCTATTTACCACAATAGCTAAGTATAGATTAAAGTTGAACCCTAAAAAGTGTGTGTTTGGGGTAGAGGCAGGCAAGTTCTTAGGGTTCCTACTCACTGAGCGTGGGATAGAGGGGAACCCCGAGAAGTGGGCTGCAATCATAGCCATGCGCAGTCCGATCTtagtgaaggaggtgcagcaattACTAAGGCGTATGGCGGCTTTGTCCAAATTCGTTCCGGCAGGAGGAgataaggggcatccctatttttaG
- the LOC137809191 gene encoding uncharacterized protein, producing MRKQVSGGSSNQQGSGVGVILEGPNGLLIEQALWFAFKANNNQAEYEALIAGMLLDKEMGAKSLLVKSDSLLVTGQVTGEYQAKDPQMAAYLQYVQILKETFAVFELVHVPREQNTRADLLAKLASSGKGGKQRTVIQETLRTPRTTTDSTTEVQQEVQQISTLEGDVS from the coding sequence ATGAGGAAGCAGGTTTCAGGTGGGTCCTCTAACCAACAGGGTAGTGGGGTtggtgtcatcttggaaggaccaaatgggttgttgatcgagcaggccttgtggtttgctttcaaggccaataacaaccaggcagagtatgaggccctgatagCTGGAATGCTACTAGACAAAGAGATGGGTGCAAAGAGTTTGCTAGTGAAGAGTGACTCCCTGTTGGTAACGGGGCAGGTTACCGGAGAATACCAGGccaaggacccccagatggccgCATACCTCCAATATGTCCAGATTCTAAAGGAGACTTTTGCGGTGTTCGAGTTAGTACATGTCCCTCGAGAACAGAAtacccgagctgacttgctagcaaagcttgccagttcaggcaaggggggcaaaCAGAGGACAGTCATACAGGAGACCCTGAGGACACCTCGAACCACCACAGACAGCACAACAGAAGTCCAGCAGGAAGTCCAGCAAATAAGCACCTTAGAaggtgatgtgagttga